Sequence from the Mytilus galloprovincialis chromosome 10, xbMytGall1.hap1.1, whole genome shotgun sequence genome:
TTAAATAacaagatttatatatatatatataaaaaataaaaaatatcaaacatcaAAATTAAACTGGCCTAAATTGTCAATAGCACTGGATATGTAAAAACCTAGAAAGCGCATTAGCTATGATGATCATAATTGCACATATGTTCATTTATCACATTCATTTTAAGACAGTTTGTGACTTTCTGACGAGTAATCCAGACAAGGAAAAAACATAAAGTACCAAGTAGCtagctttttttcatttttttgtgctGAAGTCACATCCTACATCCTAGCAATTgcacacatttgattttaaatacattagataatataatatattttgtatgataaaaaaaaatgcagtaaaATGTCCACGAAGTTGCAAATATTTACCTATCCAGGTACGAGTGCAATTacttaagattttgttttgttacaacatttcatgaatattttaaagaaatgatCCGAAGGCTTCAGGGCGAATTCAATTTGATttctattatataattaatatttcaacgACTTGTTCACATTAAATTGGAAACAAAtgtaattttctatatatttccAACACATTGATGATATAAACCTATAATAGAGATTGCATAACTATcttgcaagaattgtacacatgagatcACTAACAATGTGATTTTCCTAGGTAACAATATTACTTAGGGGCATAACGTTTTTAACCAGAATTGATCAGCACTGATTTTTGAACTCGTCAAAGACATTGCTAATACAAACCTATGATATAaaatcatattagtttaaaaaaaagtctggCTGGAATTATACACACGAAAGCGCTAACAATGCAATTTTGCATAAAGTTAAATTACCAAAGTGCAAAGTATTGCAAAAAGTGGTGAACCTCAgccaaattttaaactttttaaatatttacacatacattttgtatctaTCTATGTACAGTGAATTTGTACAATAAGAGTTTTGCATAACCACACATTCTGTTAGAGATACCTTTAAACCCTGACTGATTAGTTTAcaaaatcattgagaaaaatcgaGAACTTCCTTTAACAAATTTTCTGGTTTAATGTAACAAATTTAGCTTTAAAAAACTGTTAAAGCTTACTATCTTTAACTTGCTACCCTAATATTCGGTTTCATACTGTAATAGCTTTCCTATatcaaaattgattaaaataaGATTTGTTCGTTTCTGGCTAACTGATCTATCCATAAATACATTTCATGGATTAAAATACTTGTTATCGGGCGGGCATTTAACAGGTCATAATCTAGACAAAAGTACATTAATTTTCatcttttctttaatatttacattGCATTAAATCAAAGCATTGTTTTCACAAGACCGCGGCCTGATTTTTTGAAACATTCCTTGTAGAAAAATTACATATTGGTACCTTATACTTAGAATACCATACATTTGACATTGAAAAATATTGTAGCAATAAGTTTGGTATTGCTATGCATCACTCATTGTTCTAATTCAGTAGCATAtcataaatgtatttatatatctcTACTTGTAATAAATGCAATGTACTAATCAAAACTAGTTCATACAAACATGGACATTCTTTAAAAACAGTTTCTGTTCTTTACAAatcttacatacatgtatcagacGATTGGTCTCAACATTCACATTCAGAATCTTTACCATTTTCAGCACTGGCTTCATGTCTGCCATCCACCTGTAATGAATAATATTTACCAcataaataattttactttacaaATATTCGACTCTGAGTGTTCCTCGTTAATGTAAATCCATAAAAGCGCAATGGTGCATGACATTTATAGGTATAACGTGTtatcttcatttgtttttaatttcaccgATGGAAAGGATACAGGAAGTGttatttataaagtaaatatatattgttgTCAAATGAGATGATTTAGTTCACATTAATATTTCACTGATATGTAACACCAGAGATAggtacaaaagagggacgaaagataccaaaggaacagtctaaaacaaactgacaacgccatggctaaaattgaaaaagataaacagacaacaaatagtacacatgacacaacatagaaaaccaaagaataaacaacacgaaccccaatgCATGTTACAAATTTGAATGTACGTTTTGTACTTTTAAATATCTCTGGTTACGACACACTTTCTATAAACCTAAGTGTATGTTTCAGTAATATGGAGTTATGCCGTAATACGAATACATGGCATACACGATGATTTCCTTCTATATGAAAGTATGCTCAGACGTTCCGCTAGTAGTGTCAAATAAATCAATCGAGTGTAATTTCATGGAGACAATATATTAATGGATCCAACTTTATATAGCAATTGGTCGTAAATGTTCACTTTCTGTTTAAATTTCTGTAAAACTGTGTACAGATCTTTTTGTCGATTACTATGAACATAGATGTAATACCATGGgtattacaatacaatacaaatattttattggcacaaactcaattacaataattggcaacgGCCCATACAACTAGTATACTAATAGTAATGATGCagcaattaaacaataaatactacaTAGCATATCATTGGGCACATTTCGACCAATGAAATGTgcagttataaatatcaatatatataggttaATTTGTAAGAATagactactgacataagtatatTGTATGTTGTAGCTTCAAATTGTTCATATTACTCATTTATAAGGAAATTTTTCCTTAATTCCAATGATTGATTaataaaagatgatattaatCTAAGTGTTTTTCTACACTTGTTATTAAGTAATAGTTTGATATATTCATCCTCAGTTTTAGAttgtttgtcataatttttaaaataggacAATTTTGATCTAAGAACATTTCTTTGTGATTCATATTTTGTGCAGAGCAAGATAAATGTTTTTCGtcttctatatttttattatgacataatttGCACAACCTTTCTTCTCTGTTAACTTGCATGTATCTGCCTCTTTCAATTTCAAGATTGTGTGCACTTAGCCTTAGTTTTGCCAAAGGTGCCCTATCTTTCAACATAATCAATTGGTCAACATAGTGTGCacgtttatttgaaaaacaaaaatgtcgaAAAAATGATAGTTTTGATGATTCTGTAATATATGAATTCTGTTCTTGTAAAATTTGGTCATGAATTCGTTGTTTTATTTGAGCAAGCATAGGTGTAATAGTTACATTAAAAGATGTTAAATATATACATCTATGCTATGAATGATTCCATGTGGTTAACATCTTTATAATATAACACATATTGTATATTTGATAGCTAGAAAATGTTATTATTACAAATGGTGTTCAATTTTCCTatgaaatatttgtactttttgttgtttaaaatatcaatatttgaagGGAGGGTCTTGTGCAATGTCTGTACCCAAATTTATAAGTCGAGACCCCCCTCTTTTCCCGTGAACGCGCATATTTGTTGTATCATAAGAACCCCTGTAGTTAATATACACTATAACTTACATCAGAGGAAATGAATAAACTAGACTGGTGTGGATTTGTATCTTGTATTCCAGTGAAGGCatctaaaacaaatatttcattcttATTCGCAGCATGTTCAAGAATGATTGATTTATTGCCAATTTTATCTACGACAAACAACATGTTACATTTGTAATGTTTACATATTTACTGAAGCGGTAACATTAGTTATGAATTGTAAAATAAGTTTCCAATTCATTCAAGTTTgagatatttttcatatcgatatgtggtatttgaaaatcataaaacaaatcatgcaacCATGCTTGTTTATTAAGtcaaatttaaaagtatttttgtgaatctCTAGCCAAATAGTATTTGTGTCCTTAAAACGAAAGTTCTAAAACATTTTACTCAATCTTAAAATAATTTCACTATTCGTGGcaatttaatatttgtatatgGTGTATACATGTTGAAGGCTTCTTCCGCAATAAAatctatttttgtcatttaaaactACCCCAAAACAGCAAGTATTGGAAATTCCTGTTATAATTCGTTCACGAGTTTGTAAAAGATCTATGAAAagcctttttgttttgtttataaaatcaaaaactgTGACCGTTTTACTTACTACTGTCCATAACCATTGAAGTGCCACTGTAAGTTGAACTGCCAATTCCACTGTCTGTAGCTTGAACATTATTTCCTatcaaacaaattataccaaTTATAAGTGATTACAACTATAATATAGAGTATAATCTTTTGATTCGGAAAAGAAATTTCTCATATGACAATTACCAATCACATTTTCTACAAACAATTCCAATTGTATATCTTAGTTATATTACATGCTTAATAAAGTACACGCGTTTCATATAATGAATGAATGTTTCTGAAGTTCCCGTTTGAAGTTATAAACACGATATAAATATTggtatattttatcaaaacaaaggGACCAATGAAGAATCACAGCACAAACCTCTCCGACAGACTTTGAATCATATGAAATCATACAGAATAAGACTGACAAgatcaatttttaaagacccaaatgttgcaaaacacttatcctaccttcatgaaaaatatgttgttgataaagccccaaacaacatcgtttttgtgtgttaaACTCATTAcgttaactgcttgataaacggaTTTGGGGTATTGATAtatcacttggaaactcaacatataccctaaCGACACTTACCAAataggaaatcctggataatcataagTCTGTtctttcaaccaaagatgaagaacttgatcttccatcactgtattggatacctgaACTACTTAAGTGTCCTTAAAAACAACGGTGTATAGCTGTGTCTTCCAAgagctccacgaaacctctttctcaACATTTTatcaacatctattttatcagcaattaaagactgacttcaaagttattgtgaaactgccgaTTCTAGAGGTAGTGTGAATCAGATGTTGATACTTGAAAATTCCAAAGAtatttagagtacatacaatataactctctttcatcttgcaatattattaaaacatttgaattttctacactttacacaagtattccacattccaaactaaaagacaaattgaaacagttggtatttctttgtttcataaaaaagaatggccaacgtagaaacaagactgtcggcattccaatgggaaccaaatgtgtccctcttcttgccgacttgtttctttattattatgaggctgacttcatacaggaacttcttaggaagaacgataagaagttaacaatattatatcctttaactctactttccactatacagatgatgttctttcactaaataattcaaaatttggtgactatgttgaacgcatctttcCCATAGAACtcgagataaaggatacaacagatacagttaagtcggcctcataccttgacttacatctagaaattgacaatgagggtcggttgaaaacaaaactttacgacaaaagggatgatttcagctttccgattgtgaactttctatttcaaAGTAGCAAttttccagcagcacctgcatacggggtatgtATCTCTCAATTGAAACgacattcccgtgcttgcatttcctatcatgatttctttgatagagggttgctgttaaagctattaaaccaagagttccaaatggtgaagtggaaatcatcccttcgtaaattttacggacgccatcacgagttggttgacagttatggagtAACCATTTctcaaatgatatcgaatatgttccttacgtcgtaactacaacccccttccctttcatgaatgtgacttactgaattagactattcatcggatttgttataatatgagcaacacgacgggtgccacatgtggagcaggatatgcccATCCTTttggagcaactgagatcacccttaaattttggtagggttcgtgttgcttattctttagtttttttgttgtgtcatgtgttctattgtttgtctgttcatttaatagccacggcgttgtcagtttatttttgatttatgagtttgactttccctctggtatctttcgtccctcttttaatgccTAGcacataaattatatatttaatataatttaactCTTACATTTCAAGACAATAATTGACAATAATTCACTTACTTCCTGTTTCCTCACGTTTAGTTGGTATATTTGCAAGCTCTCTCCATTTCAGCCTGTTGTTATGTAATTCTGCTGTTTCAATTGTCAATTTATTAAAACCAGTTGCCACTTCTTCTATCTTTTTCGAAATGCCATTCAATTCCTGTTCATTTTGAGTTGTCTCTTCAAGTTCATCTTCATGCATATTCTTCAAATGAACATTATTCAGACGCAATTTCTTTGTGAGTTCCGCaacaatttttattatttgatcCAACTCCTGGTCAGCCTGTTTATAATCACTTTCCTTTTTACTCTCCATTTCCATTCAGTGGTTTTGTGCCATTTTCAATCTAGTATGTAAAAAATCTCGGATAGCATATCATGTTGTAGAATGGGATTTTCTAATGAAATTCATCGTATTGATATCTCTTCCTCTTctcttttaaagttttaaacattcaatACATTCATTGGACGTTGAAATTCTAAGTATACACGTATTACCTATCATATCTATATTTGAACGGATGGTTTACCCAAGATATAAATCGAGTTCGGGTACATGACCTCAACACATATCCTTAACTTAGCATATTAATATTCCCgtgaatttaaatgtttatttccgCAATATGAAACAAATTTTATGTATGACTTAAGATTTTttaatagcggtatactactgttgcctttatttaggtaGCTTATTGAACAATAGACCAATTTCGAGTTTGTCTTTCACCGAAAAAAAACCTCGTTAATTATGCGcgcctttgtgacgtcatttaccagattgAGGGactcgcctgtatccctgcaccaTTAACGTTCATTAAGCGTCTTAGTGATTGTCATTGTGCCcgataaatttgaaatatgtttgGTCGGTAGGTAATTAATCACAATTCCATTATGACAGCAGTGCTGGTTGTCAAtaatgagaattcaatttgccgcaTAATTCGTGCAAGATAGCATCATagtttttaggcagttaagctgccttatgcgagcaccctggatttggGTTCCCCTCTGGGAATTTTTGAAAAAGTGCCATTGCTCTGATCTGGCAGGTCTGGTAGATTCTTTATAACtaattagacatttttttcacactttttgttataaaaaacaataaatataaggaagattaccttaaatgatcgtcgattttcccaaaacaatTGATGTTCCCCATTTGAAAAAGTGCTAATTAAAAAGTTAAGCATAGCTTTTTATCGTCTGTGCTTTTGATGAAGATGTAAGTGAACTATTGTAAGAATAATTTCATCGCCGAAAATGTTTGTAATGAaggcattaaaatttgccaaatgGCATGAATGGCGCATGGATATTATTTTGCGGCTATTACGCCGTTGAATTTGGTGGATTCCATCCTActaaaggtaaatatttaaaagcattgtcCTACTTCCTCTCTGTGTAAGTCTTGAATTTGTAAGAatacttgattattttatttctacattgtaTGAATTTTATTTAACTATTTAATGCAAGCTGAAAGCTGATGTTATTATTTGTCATCGTGTCTCTCCGTACTTGCTATGCATCGTGTAAACCCCCAAACATTATACTCGATCAGGGCCATTGCAATATCAATCGGGACCTCATTTGAATacgtatttatagattttgtcgATGTCAATTAAGGTCATTTCAAGATGGTTTCCTTTATCGTGTTTTAGTTAAAAATTACTGAACTTAGACGAAAATCTAAAGTTGACATGGTTAATTAATTGCTTTACTCACAAACCTGTAAACTTATTCATGTAAGACGATAAACCTGTACAATGTGACCTTTCACCTGGAAATATAGTTTCGTATACAAAATTCCACTTCTTTCAGGTTTACACTTTCAGTATTAATGgttacaatttacaattaaaaaatgttaGGTTTTGATTTATTTAAGTCGATAAGTTAAGAGTTAAACACAAAAAGTCGGAATACGAAAATTTTGATACTTTAATCACACATATTCAAAATGGCGCATCGTGGTTTACTTGTACTGTACACACGTGAATAACATTAAACGAAATCGATCTTGGGAAGATTTCACTAGGTTTTATCTTGACTATAATGGTTTTACCATTCAAGGGTTCATCTTTTATTGATATTCAGGATTCATGTACACTGTTAAAGATGCAATGACACAAATTTTACCAAATCCGAAACAAAGCGGACATTCGATCAAAGGCTGATTTTTATGCAAATTACTAAGTCAACACtgttagattgtttattttatttaaaaataataacagaGTAGTCAAGAAtacttttatttctaaataatacaAAGAGTTGTCAAGAATACATTATAACATTGACAACACATGATGTTTCTGTTTACTTGGCCAAACCTCGTTCAACATCGTATCCCAactctggaaaaaaaatattcatgaaattcTATAGTACTGCATAGACTGCATAGTCCGCACCGCTTCCATCAATTTCATTCACAGGGTAAAAAACCGCGGACTATACACCCCTTTCAACTgtttgtaacacataaacaaacgacagctactgaattacaggctcctgacttgggataggaaCATGCATAAATAATGTAGGTATATCTCattaccagaggcggatttagggggggggggctccccccctttttggaaaaaaaattggttgcttatatagggaatcactgaagcgtgactggagcgggccccctcttaggtcagtcagtgggccccttatgataaatcctggatccgccactgattaccAGAATATTTAGCCCACCCCCtttgtcatggtctattgactaatatgtattagtttttgattaggtcAGTTATTGAGGAACCACAAGTAaatggtcaatgatatttggtgtgcagttgGATACACTTTGTCACTTTTAAtttcttggctcacaccgaacaacaagctataaagggcccagaaattactagtgtaaaaccattcaaactagaaaaccaaAGGTTTGTTCAAAAAGGACAACTTATgaaaagtcaatggtatttggtaagcAGTTGTATATTCCTCCATGCAGCTTGTAACTATTAGcaaaacctacatgtatactgcATAGTTTAAAAGACCaggaattacaaatgtaaaacaataaaaatttgtaagggttccgcggaacccagtgtctcgcctatttttgctgtaaattgcagactTAACaacaatgagggaaaaaatcaataaaaatattcctcttgttactattttatgattgcaagaaaatctaagtccatttaaaagtaaattacagaaaaaactgagtaatctttttacaaactttacttctggatacaatattatgatcataaataagcttctgtccaagtttggtacaaacccaggatagtttaagaaagttattaaaatttttaaaactttaaccacagagtgaatgtaatggttccctggagaaaaactaagtccatttaaaagtaaaatatggaaaaaatggatttatttatttacaaaatttacttctggatactatcttatgatcataaacaagcttctgtccaaatttggtacaaacccaggatagtttaagaaagttctaaaaactttaaccacagagtgaatgtaatgtttctccgcagaaaaaactaagtccatttataagtaaaatatggaaaaaatggaattttattttttcaaaatttacttctggatattatcttatgatcataaacaagcttctgtgcaagtttagtacaaacccaggatagtttgagaaagttattaaaattctaaaaactttaactacagagtgaatgttttgtttcctcgcagaaaaaactaagtccatttatagtaaaatacggaaaaaatggaattttatttttacaaaatttacttttggatactaccttatgatcataaacaagcttctgtcaaagtttggtagaaatccagtatagtttaagaaagttattaaaatttcaaaaactttaaccacagagtgaatatttgttgacgccgccgacgacgccgacgacgacggaatgtaggatcgcttagtctcgctttttcgactaaagtcgaaggctcgacaaaaactaataaaaatattaaaataaataattggacaTATCTTTTGAAAGTGGCGGGATTGGATAGTGAAAATTTTAGGCTACAAACATTATTCAATACTTGAGAAATAGCAGAGAtaatattttcaccaatttttcaacaatattcgtcttaacttctgccaagtttgcctctgctttttttacttaactgcctacagcgcctttggtgctttgattcaACCAATTGCTCAACATGGGAACGAAGTGACGATGCCCCTTAACGcacacgaatgatgttcactcaCTGAAGAGGGTGGACTCAACAACTGTATGATAGATACAGAGATGTTAAAATTATTATGTTGATTTTGGTATGCCTTCAACCCCATTTGAGTAAAAATgggcatttattcaataaacttAAACTAAAATCCGAGTTTTTGACGGATGCatcaaactcgaaagttgtctactGAAATACAATGTAGATTGGCATGGTCAGTGGGGTTTTAAAGAGTTATTGTTCTTTGTACAGTTTCTTGCATGCATGTATTTAAAATACTGTTTTGTAATTAGAATTCAGaatcaaatataaatttga
This genomic interval carries:
- the LOC143049017 gene encoding uncharacterized protein LOC143049017, which gives rise to MEMESKKESDYKQADQELDQIIKIVAELTKKLRLNNVHLKNMHEDELEETTQNEQELNGISKKIEEVATGFNKLTIETAELHNNRLKWRELANIPTKREETGRNNVQATDSGIGSSTYSGTSMVMDSNAFTGIQDTNPHQSSLFISSDVDGRHEASAENGKDSECEC